A window of the Mucilaginibacter sp. cycad4 genome harbors these coding sequences:
- a CDS encoding sigma-70 family RNA polymerase sigma factor, with product MGEEELHQLINGCVKQDRKSQKMLYKAFYGFSMGICLRYAGNRDEAAEVMNQGFMKVFTHIDRFDTSRPFKAWIGRIMMNVSIDYYRANLKMAYTEDLEKAENVSEGDLTDKNLNYEDLLAMIQQLPQAYRTVFNLFAIDGYSHEEIGEMLNINPGTSKSNLHKARQKLKQMILKAEETANKTNYNRGMDFNPIVAYNGIDVRNTFLNNGIRG from the coding sequence ATGGGCGAAGAAGAGTTACATCAACTGATCAATGGCTGCGTAAAGCAGGACAGGAAAAGTCAGAAAATGCTCTATAAGGCGTTTTATGGCTTTTCTATGGGTATTTGTCTCCGTTATGCGGGTAACCGGGATGAGGCTGCAGAAGTTATGAACCAGGGTTTTATGAAGGTATTTACCCATATTGACAGGTTTGATACTTCAAGGCCGTTTAAAGCGTGGATTGGCCGCATTATGATGAATGTTTCTATTGATTATTACCGGGCCAATTTAAAAATGGCTTATACCGAGGATTTGGAGAAAGCAGAAAATGTGAGTGAAGGAGACCTGACAGATAAAAATTTAAATTATGAAGACCTGCTGGCTATGATACAGCAATTGCCGCAGGCCTATCGTACTGTTTTTAACCTTTTTGCGATTGACGGGTATTCGCATGAGGAGATAGGGGAAATGTTAAATATTAATCCGGGTACATCAAAGTCAAACCTGCACAAAGCACGTCAGAAACTAAAGCAAATGATATTAAAAGCAGAGGAAACTGCTAACAAAACCAATTACAACAGGGGTATGGATTTTAACCCGATTGTGGCCTATAATGGCATCGATGTAAGGAACACTTTTTTAAATAATGGTATCAGGGGATGA
- a CDS encoding PQQ-binding-like beta-propeller repeat protein, translated as MIKLQYFIAMCFAAGIYASCKNQQGNQNNSYSGWPAYAGSKEGLRYSSNQEVTLNNVNKLKELWTFSTGDRDTANRSQNQCNPIMVDGILYGTSPKLKLFALNAATGKQKWLFDPAKDDTTNNGDPMAYYKLSRGVIYWQNEDGGEKRVFYSVGAKTWAIDAESGTPVRSFGKGGYLDLTKDLDRDTKSFVAGTTPGVVYKDVLIVGDRVSESADAAPGHVRAYDARTGKLRWIFHTIPHPGEVGYNTWKDTAAYKKFGGANNWAGMALDEKRGIVYIPTGSIGGDFYGGFRKGQNLFANSLLALDASTGKLKWYYQFVHHDLWDRDLPANPNLVTIVKGGKKIDAVIQITKHGYVFMFDRTNGKPIFPIVETTVPTKALPGEEVWPTQPIPSLPQPFARQMFNPEDVTDRTPEVHREMLAKYNQVKNRIMFTPPSKEGGWIFPGFDGGGEWGGAAVDPESKILYINCSEMPWAQVMIDVPKTNTNDHSPQALGHVVYNTNCIGCHGAGLKGNGTSYPSLVNIGKKYTADQVSGIIAGGRNMMPSFKQISPADKKNLLAFLLKIPETKAAKEVAKEPTGNGAASSEAEKKLLDEVPYVMNGYNRFLDKDGYPGIKPPWGTLNAVDLTSGKLLWKVPLGEYPELTEKGIPVTGTENYGGPVVTKGGLVFIAATKDERIRAFDKRTGKVVWEANLPAAGYATPATYSIDGKQYVVIACGGGKIGSKSGDSYVCFGLTD; from the coding sequence ATGATTAAGCTCCAGTACTTTATAGCCATGTGTTTTGCGGCAGGTATTTATGCGTCCTGTAAAAATCAGCAAGGCAATCAAAACAACAGTTATAGTGGCTGGCCCGCCTATGCAGGTTCAAAAGAAGGGCTGCGATACTCATCGAACCAGGAGGTCACTTTAAACAATGTAAACAAGCTAAAAGAGTTGTGGACTTTTAGCACCGGTGACAGAGATACTGCCAACCGCAGCCAAAATCAGTGTAACCCGATTATGGTTGATGGTATTTTGTATGGTACCAGTCCTAAACTGAAGCTGTTTGCCTTGAATGCCGCCACAGGTAAGCAAAAATGGCTGTTTGACCCTGCAAAAGATGATACCACTAATAACGGTGACCCGATGGCCTACTATAAACTGAGCCGTGGTGTAATTTACTGGCAAAATGAAGATGGTGGCGAAAAAAGGGTTTTCTACAGCGTTGGTGCTAAAACCTGGGCAATTGATGCAGAAAGTGGAACTCCGGTAAGGTCATTTGGTAAAGGTGGATACCTTGATCTCACTAAAGATCTGGACAGGGACACTAAATCATTTGTGGCCGGTACTACGCCGGGGGTAGTTTATAAGGATGTATTGATAGTGGGTGATCGTGTATCCGAATCAGCCGATGCTGCTCCGGGGCATGTACGGGCCTATGATGCCCGTACGGGTAAATTACGATGGATTTTCCACACCATACCGCATCCTGGCGAAGTAGGTTACAATACCTGGAAAGATACTGCTGCTTACAAAAAATTTGGCGGGGCCAATAACTGGGCAGGGATGGCTTTGGACGAAAAGCGGGGGATCGTGTACATTCCAACAGGCTCTATAGGCGGCGACTTTTATGGTGGGTTCAGGAAAGGGCAAAACCTGTTTGCAAATTCATTGCTGGCACTTGATGCGTCTACGGGTAAATTGAAATGGTATTATCAGTTTGTACACCATGATCTTTGGGACCGGGACCTGCCCGCCAATCCAAACCTGGTAACCATTGTTAAAGGCGGTAAAAAGATAGATGCCGTAATACAAATAACCAAGCATGGTTATGTATTTATGTTCGACAGAACGAATGGCAAACCTATATTCCCGATAGTAGAAACAACTGTGCCAACCAAAGCCCTGCCCGGCGAAGAGGTTTGGCCTACGCAGCCCATTCCATCTTTGCCGCAGCCTTTTGCCCGGCAAATGTTTAATCCCGAAGATGTTACCGACCGTACGCCCGAGGTGCACCGGGAAATGCTGGCAAAATATAACCAGGTTAAAAACCGGATCATGTTTACCCCGCCAAGCAAGGAGGGAGGCTGGATCTTCCCCGGTTTTGATGGTGGGGGCGAGTGGGGTGGAGCCGCCGTTGATCCTGAAAGTAAGATACTATATATAAACTGCTCAGAGATGCCATGGGCACAGGTAATGATCGATGTACCTAAAACAAATACTAACGATCATTCGCCGCAGGCATTGGGCCATGTGGTATATAACACCAATTGCATCGGTTGTCATGGCGCCGGGCTGAAAGGTAATGGCACATCCTATCCATCGTTGGTAAACATTGGCAAAAAGTATACTGCTGATCAGGTGAGTGGTATTATAGCCGGCGGCCGCAACATGATGCCTTCTTTTAAACAAATTTCGCCTGCGGATAAAAAGAACCTGCTTGCTTTCCTGCTTAAAATCCCGGAAACTAAGGCAGCGAAAGAAGTAGCCAAAGAGCCAACCGGCAATGGCGCTGCCAGCTCGGAGGCTGAAAAGAAGTTGCTTGATGAGGTACCTTATGTCATGAATGGTTATAACCGCTTTTTAGATAAGGATGGCTATCCGGGTATAAAACCACCATGGGGCACACTCAACGCTGTCGACCTGACATCGGGCAAGTTGCTTTGGAAAGTGCCGCTGGGAGAGTATCCGGAGCTAACCGAAAAAGGGATCCCCGTAACCGGCACCGAAAACTATGGCGGTCCGGTGGTTACCAAAGGCGGCCTCGTATTTATCGCGGCAACCAAAGATGAAAGGATCCGTGCATTTGATAAACGTACCGGCAAAGTAGTTTGGGAAGCTAATTTACCGGCAGCCGGTTATGCCACCCCTGCAACTTATTCAATTGATGGTAAACAGTATGTTGTAATTGCCTGCGGCGGTGGAAAAATTGGAAGTAAGTCGGGAGATAGTTATGTTTGTTTTGGATTAACCGACTAA
- a CDS encoding vanadium-dependent haloperoxidase, translated as MIKQISILFLALVGTTAYAQKSKKNVLPYLHIDKAVNAISAVMIHDVVNPPAASRYYAYVTLGAYNLVSLNNKQVMPVSNFIKSYTQDTQISIPADKYDYRIAAMYCILETGKQMLPSGFMLQDDEDKYIALLKENGISEDIIKQSVAAATEMTVKVIKYSKSDNYNKLSGRLRYSPIKGGKNWFPTPPMYMEAVEPNWKTIRPMFIDSSDQFVPVRPAAFSTDSTSEFYKEAYAVYKVSKNLSAEQIMIANFWDCNPFAVTTSGHMMIGFKKISPGGHWMNIVGIAVKKAGLSFDKSIQVATLVAMTEMDAFISCWDEKYRSNGIRPETYINKYIDIKWVPMLQTPPFPEYPSGHAVLSNSSAGVLSYLLGDNFAYTDDSEIPYGVGPRDFKSFKQAAEEASLSRFYGGIHFNDAIVNGNQQGRDVATAVIKKLKAAGVNYLGN; from the coding sequence ATGATCAAACAAATATCCATATTGTTTTTAGCGCTGGTAGGCACAACAGCTTATGCGCAAAAGAGTAAGAAAAACGTTCTTCCATACCTGCATATTGATAAGGCCGTAAACGCAATTTCGGCGGTTATGATCCATGATGTGGTAAACCCGCCTGCCGCTTCCCGTTATTATGCTTATGTAACCCTGGGGGCTTATAATTTGGTTAGCCTCAACAATAAACAGGTAATGCCGGTTAGTAATTTTATTAAAAGCTACACACAGGATACCCAGATCAGCATCCCGGCCGATAAGTACGATTATCGCATAGCCGCTATGTATTGCATACTGGAAACAGGTAAGCAAATGCTTCCATCGGGTTTTATGCTGCAGGACGATGAGGATAAGTATATAGCCCTTCTTAAAGAGAACGGCATCAGCGAAGATATAATCAAACAATCTGTGGCTGCCGCAACTGAAATGACTGTTAAGGTTATTAAATATTCCAAATCTGATAATTACAACAAACTGAGCGGTCGGCTCAGATATTCGCCCATAAAAGGGGGGAAAAACTGGTTCCCAACCCCACCAATGTACATGGAGGCCGTTGAGCCTAACTGGAAAACCATTCGCCCAATGTTTATTGACTCTTCTGATCAATTTGTACCGGTAAGGCCTGCCGCTTTCAGCACCGACAGTACCAGCGAATTTTATAAAGAGGCTTATGCTGTTTACAAGGTATCCAAAAACTTGTCGGCAGAGCAAATCATGATTGCCAACTTTTGGGATTGCAACCCCTTTGCAGTTACCACATCGGGCCACATGATGATCGGTTTTAAAAAAATCAGTCCGGGTGGGCACTGGATGAATATTGTTGGCATTGCAGTAAAAAAAGCCGGGCTTAGTTTTGATAAATCGATACAGGTAGCAACACTGGTTGCCATGACCGAAATGGATGCTTTTATTAGTTGCTGGGACGAAAAATATCGCAGTAACGGCATCCGCCCCGAAACCTACATTAACAAATATATCGATATTAAATGGGTGCCCATGCTGCAAACCCCGCCATTCCCGGAATATCCAAGTGGTCATGCTGTGCTGTCAAATTCGTCGGCTGGTGTGTTGAGCTATTTGTTGGGCGACAATTTTGCTTACACTGATGATTCGGAAATCCCCTACGGTGTTGGCCCCCGCGACTTCAAATCATTTAAGCAAGCTGCCGAAGAAGCTTCTTTGTCCCGCTTTTATGGCGGTATTCATTTTAATGACGCCATTGTTAACGGCAATCAGCAGGGGCGCGATGTAGCAACGGCGGTTATAAAAAAATTAAAAGCAGCCGGAGTAAACTATTTGGGTAATTAG
- a CDS encoding glycosyltransferase family 4 protein yields MNILYLCDEYPPGPHGGIGTYVRLIAGQMVKLGHKVIVAGLYSRGYGGADEFEDEGVKVLRYRWGIDDRWFENQRSAGVRMLNRILLDTGITQRDIKRSLAAYQKKLEHIITIEQIDIIEMPDYNDYIRFCKTYVPFLALPVPLVVKLHGSITYFNTEAGITIAPHVLKMEQDILNRAAAVSSASAYTAGKSADYLSYNKPITVLYNGIDTSIATGGSNVRGAKQVVFTGSLVQKKGVFQLAEAWNIVIKQVPDARLLILGKGPVNKVTARLHKDAKSSVEFKGHVERDELYNCLNNSAVAVFPSYAEAFALAPLEAMACGTAVINSNRTSGPELVDDDVNGLLVDPDDVEQLASAIITLLNEPEKRLRLALAGNEKVKRCFDIDIVARQTLQFYQQVLDK; encoded by the coding sequence ATGAACATTTTATACCTGTGTGATGAATATCCTCCCGGACCGCATGGCGGTATTGGAACCTATGTGCGGCTCATTGCCGGGCAAATGGTAAAGCTGGGGCATAAGGTAATTGTTGCCGGATTGTATAGCCGCGGATACGGAGGCGCAGATGAATTTGAAGATGAAGGTGTAAAAGTTTTGAGATATCGCTGGGGCATTGATGACAGATGGTTTGAAAATCAGCGGTCGGCCGGGGTACGGATGCTTAACAGGATATTACTGGATACGGGTATTACCCAACGGGATATAAAAAGAAGCCTTGCCGCTTATCAAAAAAAACTGGAGCATATCATTACCATTGAGCAGATCGATATTATTGAAATGCCCGATTATAATGATTATATCAGGTTTTGTAAAACATATGTACCGTTCCTTGCATTACCTGTTCCTTTAGTTGTTAAATTGCATGGTTCCATTACCTACTTCAATACCGAGGCAGGGATAACGATTGCGCCGCATGTTTTAAAAATGGAGCAGGATATTTTAAACCGCGCGGCAGCCGTCAGCAGTGCAAGCGCCTATACCGCAGGGAAAAGTGCTGATTACCTGTCGTACAACAAGCCCATCACGGTGTTGTATAATGGTATAGATACAAGCATAGCCACTGGAGGCAGCAACGTGCGGGGGGCAAAACAGGTGGTATTTACAGGTAGCCTTGTTCAAAAGAAGGGTGTTTTTCAGTTAGCTGAGGCCTGGAATATAGTTATAAAACAGGTTCCCGATGCCCGATTACTGATATTAGGGAAGGGCCCGGTAAATAAAGTAACTGCCCGTTTGCATAAGGATGCAAAAAGTAGCGTTGAGTTTAAAGGACATGTTGAGAGGGATGAACTTTATAACTGTTTAAATAATTCGGCAGTGGCGGTATTCCCATCATATGCCGAAGCTTTTGCACTTGCGCCGTTAGAAGCTATGGCATGCGGAACGGCGGTGATCAATTCAAACCGTACATCCGGTCCCGAACTTGTTGATGATGACGTTAATGGCTTGCTGGTAGATCCCGACGATGTTGAGCAATTGGCATCGGCAATAATTACGCTGCTCAATGAGCCTGAAAAACGGTTGCGACTTGCTTTAGCAGGCAATGAAAAGGTAAAACGATGTTTTGATATCGATATAGTGGCGAGGCAAACGCTGCAGTTTTATCAACAGGTGCTGGACAAATAG
- a CDS encoding TMEM175 family protein — protein MALGKGRLEAFSDGVIAIIITIMVLEMKVPHGESLEALKPLIPVFLSYLLSFIYVGIYWNNHHHTMQAVRSVNGKILWANLHLLFWLSLIPFVTGWMGETHLTQWPVFFYGVVLIMNGIAYRILALMLIKHHGEGSLIAQAFGSDFKGKISVVLYAVAILCTWLNPVISVIIYVVVAGSWFIPDKRFERLLESE, from the coding sequence ATGGCATTAGGTAAAGGCAGATTAGAAGCATTTAGTGATGGCGTAATAGCCATCATTATTACCATTATGGTGTTGGAGATGAAGGTTCCGCACGGCGAAAGCCTGGAAGCTTTGAAGCCGCTTATCCCGGTTTTTCTAAGCTATCTGCTCAGTTTTATATACGTGGGTATTTACTGGAACAATCATCACCATACCATGCAGGCGGTACGCTCGGTAAATGGTAAAATATTGTGGGCTAACCTGCACCTGTTGTTCTGGCTATCGCTGATACCCTTTGTAACCGGCTGGATGGGGGAGACCCATCTCACCCAATGGCCGGTTTTCTTTTACGGTGTGGTGCTCATCATGAACGGGATTGCCTACCGCATCCTGGCATTAATGCTCATTAAACATCATGGCGAAGGTTCATTGATTGCCCAGGCCTTTGGCAGTGATTTTAAGGGGAAAATTTCTGTGGTGCTTTATGCGGTGGCTATTTTATGTACCTGGTTAAACCCTGTTATCAGCGTTATAATTTATGTGGTAGTAGCCGGGAGCTGGTTCATACCCGATAAACGTTTCGAACGCCTCCTCGAATCGGAATAA
- a CDS encoding glycosyltransferase family 2 protein, whose product MVPVSVVIITKNEAALIEDCIKMASLITDDIVVIDNDSTDGTPLIASRYGCRVFQKSWSGYGANKNKGVAQARYNWILSIDADEVPDLELIKSLHNLTFDEPNVVYDIKFKSYFGKKLIRFGNWGNDHHLRLFNRSLVKWGETEVHETLFLPSGAEIKSIAGYIHHHSVTDIDDFERKAILYAQLSAAKYYKAGKKATFIKLYFSPAFGFLRNYIIRLGFLDGAEGLAIARVIYKNTRLKYAYLKQYKELPQTQNTYRNELVIEQVN is encoded by the coding sequence ATGGTACCAGTGTCTGTTGTGATCATTACTAAAAACGAAGCTGCCTTAATTGAAGATTGTATAAAAATGGCTTCTTTAATTACGGATGATATTGTTGTGATTGACAATGACAGTACCGATGGCACCCCGCTTATTGCCTCCCGTTATGGCTGCAGGGTGTTTCAAAAAAGCTGGAGCGGATACGGCGCAAATAAAAATAAAGGGGTAGCCCAGGCCCGCTATAACTGGATCTTAAGTATTGATGCCGATGAAGTGCCGGATTTGGAGCTTATTAAATCGCTTCATAATTTAACCTTTGATGAACCGAACGTTGTTTACGATATCAAATTCAAATCATACTTTGGTAAAAAGCTGATCCGCTTTGGTAATTGGGGGAATGATCACCACCTGCGCTTGTTTAACCGTTCATTGGTAAAATGGGGCGAAACCGAAGTACACGAAACCTTGTTTTTACCTTCCGGTGCCGAGATTAAAAGCATAGCGGGTTATATCCATCACCACTCCGTAACCGATATTGACGATTTTGAGCGTAAAGCTATTCTTTATGCTCAGCTAAGTGCGGCCAAATATTACAAAGCCGGTAAAAAGGCAACATTTATCAAGCTATATTTTTCGCCTGCTTTTGGCTTTTTGCGCAATTACATTATCAGGCTTGGTTTTTTAGATGGTGCCGAAGGACTGGCTATAGCGCGTGTTATTTATAAAAACACCCGACTTAAATACGCTTACCTGAAACAATATAAAGAGTTACCTCAAACACAAAACACCTATCGCAACGAGTTAGTTATAGAACAGGTTAACTAA
- a CDS encoding UPF0175 family protein: MEKEHDETVRLIATKLYEAGKLSLGQAAEMCSMRKWDFAEILINFGISYLDPSVKADLDRD; encoded by the coding sequence TTGGAAAAAGAACATGATGAAACTGTTCGTCTTATAGCAACTAAGCTTTATGAGGCGGGAAAGCTATCTTTGGGGCAGGCCGCCGAGATGTGTAGTATGAGAAAATGGGATTTTGCAGAGATACTGATCAATTTTGGCATTAGTTATCTTGATCCAAGTGTAAAAGCTGATTTAGATCGTGATTAA
- a CDS encoding glycoside hydrolase family 88 protein — translation MKFKHLYKSTITACLLALSLNSFSQNSFKPQKDVLATIKKNFADADVQYKYMAKQFGPEQFPKTYHPTTDKFETSNSSWWCSGFYSGTLLKIYQQTKDAAMLSDANNNLKGLEKEQYNKGTHDLGFMMYCSFGTANHLEPKPEYKEILVNGAKSLSTRFNPTVGCIRSWNSKANDFLVIIDNMMNLELLFYATKATGDSSFYKIAVTHANTTMKNHFRPDFSSYHVINYDEQTGAVKEKKTAQGFANESAWARGQSWGLYGFTVMYRETKDKKYLEEAKNIAHFILTNPNLPADKIPYWDYNAPNIPTALRDASAASVMASALLELCRYVDKKDGQEYFNVAQTIIKNLSAPAYKADLNTNGGFILKHSVGHFPAGTEIDVPLTYADYYFVEAMQRYKAFAK, via the coding sequence ATGAAATTTAAACACCTGTACAAATCAACAATTACTGCATGTTTATTAGCGCTGAGCCTCAATTCTTTTTCGCAAAATAGCTTTAAACCCCAAAAGGATGTATTGGCAACCATCAAAAAAAACTTTGCCGATGCCGATGTTCAATATAAGTACATGGCCAAACAATTTGGGCCGGAGCAATTCCCGAAAACCTATCATCCTACTACCGATAAGTTTGAAACAAGCAACAGCAGCTGGTGGTGCAGTGGTTTTTACTCAGGTACGTTATTGAAAATATATCAGCAAACCAAAGATGCTGCAATGCTTAGCGATGCTAACAATAATTTAAAAGGCCTCGAAAAAGAACAATATAATAAAGGTACACATGACCTTGGCTTTATGATGTATTGCAGCTTCGGTACTGCAAACCATCTTGAGCCAAAACCAGAATACAAAGAAATACTGGTTAACGGTGCTAAATCGCTTTCAACCAGGTTTAACCCAACAGTCGGCTGTATCCGCTCATGGAATTCAAAGGCTAATGATTTCCTGGTGATTATTGACAACATGATGAACCTGGAATTGTTGTTTTATGCTACAAAAGCGACCGGCGATTCAAGCTTTTATAAAATAGCGGTTACTCATGCCAATACTACCATGAAAAACCATTTTCGCCCTGATTTTAGTTCGTATCACGTGATTAATTACGATGAACAAACCGGAGCAGTAAAAGAAAAGAAAACAGCACAGGGTTTCGCCAACGAGTCGGCATGGGCAAGGGGGCAATCATGGGGCCTATATGGCTTTACTGTGATGTACCGCGAAACAAAAGACAAAAAATACCTGGAGGAGGCAAAAAATATTGCTCATTTTATATTGACCAATCCGAACCTGCCGGCCGATAAAATACCTTATTGGGATTATAACGCGCCAAACATCCCTACCGCGCTTCGTGACGCTTCTGCCGCATCGGTTATGGCCTCAGCCTTGTTGGAACTTTGCCGTTATGTTGATAAAAAAGATGGCCAGGAGTATTTTAACGTTGCCCAAACTATAATTAAAAACTTATCGGCACCTGCATATAAAGCCGATTTGAATACCAACGGAGGCTTTATTTTAAAACACAGCGTTGGCCATTTCCCGGCAGGTACAGAAATTGATGTACCGCTAACTTATGCCGATTACTACTTTGTTGAAGCTATGCAGCGTTATAAGGCTTTTGCCAAATAA
- a CDS encoding VCBS repeat-containing protein, which translates to MRTRGTVLLLFFIITGILGLNSFIVKTKSAATMDEEGRVLFLRHCTVCHLAPDPAGLTKEVWAGHVLPVMAARMGIIYPNYDPLKGLSDEEQAIVKKHNIIPEEPVCTDADWAKIRDYIISNAPDSVSADEKRLTRNGPLTQFIRQDVQIDNKAPSLITGLKYNSTTKTLWIGNFYNQVLNWQYGKGAIKTIKSQSPVVDFNFYKNNTYFTQIGKLYPTELSTGSYAQLADTSAVPILTQLHRPVCTKINDLNNDGTPEIVVCNFGNKTGGLSLFKKNKSGKYIEDILLPLPGAIKCYIKDMDGDGKKDIVAMFSQGDESVYIFYQKDNLKFKAKRVLRFPPDYGTTDMDLVDYNNDGLNDIVTVHGDNADYSNILKAYHGIRLHINQGADVFKERFFYPIYGVTRVLAEDFDKDGDIDFVATAFFPGFGKLVDESFIYLENINKDQFIFKPCIQKSEVPIKTLTLEKADIDGDGDMDIITGNFAQSPGPAPEPLDEKWKSAKYGLSIFYNQLYQPKK; encoded by the coding sequence ATGCGGACCCGGGGAACGGTTTTACTATTATTTTTCATCATTACCGGGATCCTCGGCCTTAATTCATTCATTGTAAAAACAAAATCTGCTGCAACAATGGATGAAGAGGGCCGCGTGTTGTTTTTACGCCATTGTACGGTTTGCCATTTGGCACCCGATCCAGCCGGTCTTACCAAAGAGGTTTGGGCAGGCCATGTGCTTCCCGTTATGGCGGCCCGTATGGGAATCATTTATCCCAATTACGATCCGCTCAAAGGATTATCCGATGAAGAGCAAGCTATTGTTAAAAAGCACAATATTATCCCCGAAGAGCCGGTTTGTACTGATGCCGACTGGGCTAAGATCAGGGATTATATCATTAGCAACGCTCCTGATAGTGTAAGTGCAGATGAAAAACGCCTTACCCGGAACGGGCCGCTTACACAGTTCATAAGACAGGATGTGCAAATTGATAATAAAGCTCCTTCACTCATTACAGGACTTAAATATAACAGTACAACCAAAACCCTTTGGATAGGTAATTTTTACAACCAGGTGCTAAACTGGCAATATGGTAAAGGGGCAATAAAAACCATAAAAAGCCAAAGTCCGGTTGTTGATTTCAATTTTTATAAGAATAACACCTACTTTACCCAGATAGGCAAACTATACCCTACCGAACTCAGCACCGGCTCATACGCTCAACTGGCAGATACCAGTGCCGTCCCTATCCTTACGCAATTGCACCGCCCGGTATGTACCAAAATTAACGACCTTAATAATGACGGCACACCCGAAATTGTGGTATGTAACTTTGGCAATAAAACGGGAGGCTTATCGCTGTTTAAAAAGAACAAATCGGGTAAATACATTGAGGATATACTGTTACCCCTGCCCGGTGCCATCAAGTGCTATATAAAAGACATGGATGGCGATGGCAAAAAAGACATTGTGGCCATGTTTTCGCAGGGAGACGAAAGCGTTTATATATTTTATCAAAAGGACAACCTTAAATTTAAAGCTAAACGTGTGTTACGTTTCCCGCCTGATTACGGTACTACCGATATGGACCTGGTTGATTATAACAATGATGGCCTTAATGATATTGTAACAGTGCATGGCGATAATGCCGATTACTCCAATATTTTGAAAGCATACCATGGCATCAGGCTGCACATAAACCAGGGCGCCGATGTTTTTAAAGAAAGGTTCTTTTATCCGATATATGGCGTAACCAGGGTTTTGGCCGAAGACTTTGACAAGGACGGAGATATTGATTTTGTGGCAACAGCCTTTTTTCCTGGGTTTGGCAAGCTGGTTGACGAATCGTTCATTTATCTCGAAAACATTAATAAAGACCAGTTTATTTTTAAACCGTGCATTCAAAAAAGTGAGGTACCGATCAAAACCCTCACTCTCGAGAAAGCAGATATTGACGGCGATGGGGATATGGACATCATTACCGGCAACTTTGCCCAAAGCCCTGGCCCCGCTCCGGAACCGCTTGATGAAAAATGGAAATCGGCAAAGTATGGATTGAGCATCTTTTACAACCAGCTATACCAGCCAAAGAAGTAA
- a CDS encoding DUF3368 domain-containing protein: MIKKVVVITDTSCFIILDKINALHLLPFLFSKVITTPEIADEYGKELPDWVIVQHVQDLDLQTQIKEIVDPGEASAIALAAEIKCDYLLTDDRAARKLAEQRGIMVKGSAGVLLYAKQQKAIPLIRPYLDCIQQTNFRISQITY, translated from the coding sequence GTGATTAAGAAGGTCGTTGTCATTACGGATACAAGCTGTTTTATTATTTTAGATAAAATTAACGCATTACATTTACTCCCATTCCTATTCTCTAAAGTAATCACAACTCCTGAAATAGCGGATGAATATGGTAAGGAATTACCTGATTGGGTAATTGTCCAGCATGTTCAAGATTTAGATTTGCAAACTCAAATAAAAGAAATTGTTGATCCAGGAGAAGCAAGCGCGATAGCTTTAGCGGCTGAAATTAAATGTGACTATTTGTTGACAGATGACCGGGCCGCCAGAAAGCTTGCCGAGCAAAGAGGTATCATGGTTAAAGGCTCGGCAGGGGTTTTACTTTACGCCAAGCAACAAAAAGCAATTCCGCTAATCCGTCCTTACCTCGATTGCATTCAGCAAACCAATTTTCGGATATCACAAATCACTTATTGA